Part of the Alteribacter lacisalsi genome, CACCTATACAGGAATCAGCCTTGCGTTTAACGAAAGGAAAGAGAGATGCATGATTTCGCAGTTTCAACTGAAAATAAGTCAATTTTCAACACGACTGTGATAATTAAACAAACGTTTATTTGATAGTCGAATCCAGACTGGTTTTGACGATAAAGGAGACAGAACGATGCCATTTTCACACCGGCTCACCTCAAAAAAACAGCTGGCAGCGCTTGCCGGAGAGCCGAGCGAGCTTGTCAAACAGAAAACGATTGACCGCCTTGACGGGCACTGCCGGGAGCTGATCGCCCGTTCGCCGTTTGTGGTGATTTCAACCGCTGACGCAAGCGGGAACTGCGATGCGTCTCCACGGGGCGACGGGCCAGGCTTTGTGCACGCGGTGGACGACAAGCGGCTCGTGATTCCGGAAAGGCCGGGCAATAAACGAATGGATACGCTGTACAACCTCCTTGAAAATGACCGGATCGGGCTTCTTTTTCTGATTCCGGGGTTTGGGGAGACGCTTCGTATCAACGGGCGTGCGGCGGTCATTACTGACCGTGATCTCCTTGAGCCGTGTGCGGTCAGGGGGAAAGTGCCTGCTCTCGGCATCGGAGTGGAAGCCGATGAGTGCTTTATCCACTGTGCGAAGGCGATGAAGCGTTCCGGAATCTGGACACCGGAAAAATGGCCGGACGTCTCGGATCTTCCGAAAGCGGCAGTGATGCTCGCTGACCACGCTGGAATTGGAAGAGGCGGGAGCGGAGCTCTTGAAGAGAGGCTGGAAAAAGGATACCGGGAAAACCTCTATTAAAACAGGCACCAGTGATTATGAAACAAGCACAGTCAGCAGAGGATGCTTCTCATATACTGAAAAGACATCAGGATTTAGAGAAGAGGTCGGTGTATGATAGGTGTAATAATCGGAAAGAAAGAATTTAAGCGAATACAAAGCGGCACAGCAAAAAATGAATATCTTCCGGCTTACGTGGCATTCGTGAATGCCTATATGACGCCGGTAATGTTTTTTGTGCTCAATTCCGGTGCGGTGGGCGAAGGTAAAACCCGAGCTGTAGTGTTTGAACCGGGAGGCCGGCGTTCGGAAGGAATTCTGCCGCTGCCGAACCGCGTCTACTGCCGTTCAATTCTGTCTCCGGGTCAGCGTGAGCTTGCACAGCAGATTCAGGATAAAGGAATCACAACCGTTTACCAGCTGCAATCAAAACGGGAACGGGATAAACTGCGGCATATGAATATACTGCGCAAAGACCGATCCGGGCTTTTTCAGGTTCCGGAGACAAAGGCGCTGTCATGGCAGCAGCTCCAGAATATGCTCAGGAAACACAAAAAGGTTATTGTTAAGCTAAGAAATGGGGCATTGGGCAGGAGGGTATACTCTATTTCAAAGACAGGTACAAAATACCTTTTAACCTCTTCCAGAAAGGGAGAAATGAATAAAAACGTGTATACAGCAGCAGGCCTGCGCCGTTTTTTCCGACAGAGGAAGATGCAGAGAAAGCGCTGGGTCGTTCAGCAGTATGTTGCTGCAAAAAAACAGGCCGGGCGTACATTGGAATGCCGTTTCAGCGTACAGAAGGGAGAGACAGGCGAGTGGATGGTTGCCGCCAAAGCGATTCGCCTGTCCCGAAAAGGCCATTTTCTGACCAACGTGGCACAGGGAGCGACGGCAGTTCCGTTTTCCGAGGCAGCCTTGCAGGCAGCCGCTCCCGGAATGGAGAAAAAGCTGAATAGGGCCAGTATCCAGATCGCACGCCGACTTGAAAAATCACTGCCGGTCATCGATCTTGGTCTCGATCTCATGATCGATCCGGATGACCGTATCTGGTTGATCGAAGCGAATCAGAAAGATCAGCGGCTCACTTATAGGTATGCCGGTATGGAAGCAGAATACAGAGAAACGTTTATGAATCCACTGCGGTACCTGCTGAGCCGGAGGCATTAACGGTAACAGTTTCAGATTGGGGATGGACCAGATGAGTATACGAACGGAACGACTCGTTCTCACGCCCTGCGCAAAGGATTTGTACCATATGATTAAGGACGATTATCCGTGCGGGGCTCACATTATGAATTATATGCAGGATGTAGAGGAAGATCCGGAGCTGGCGGGCTGGGGCTGCTGGTTTGCATTTAGAAACGGCCGGGTCATCGGCGACCTCGGATTCAAAGGCAAGCCCTCGCCGCTTAGAACAGTGGAAATCGGCTACGGTTTTCTTCCGGAAGTCCGCAACACGGGATACGCCACCGAGAGTGCCCGTGCGCTCATCGGCTGGGCTTTTTCCACCGGGAAAGTGGACAAGATCCTCGCCGAATGCCACAAAGAAAACCAGTCGTCGATCCGCGTCCTCGAAAAACTCGGTTTTGAATCGTTCAGAGAAGGCGACGGCCTCATCTTTTGGCAGCTCTCAGGTAAAACGGGGACGGTTCTCACGTGACATTCGGGCAACGATATAAAACAGAAGAAAGCAGAGGTGTGAAATGGGGACGTTTCTTACGTGACATCCGGCGATGCCGATGGATGTGACGCAGGAACCGTCCCCGTGTGACTATGGACTGGAAAGCTTACAATGATTTAGCCTGGCTTGAGCCGATTATTGCGCCGGCAGAAGAGTACAGAGAAGAGGCTGAGCGTTACATAGAGGCAATCACTGCGAAACTCGCCCGCAAAGCGCCGGGGAAACCGGCGATGCTGCATCTCGGCTGCGGGGCAGGCGGGCACGATGCCCATTTCAAACACCACTTCCGGGTCACCGGTGTAGACGTGAGCCCGGGGCAGCTCGAAATCGCTGCCGGGCGCAACCCTGAGGTGGATTACAAGCCGGGGGACATGCGCACCTTTGATCTGGACCGCCGGTTTGATGTGGTGGCGATTCCCGATTCGATCATGTACATGACAACGAAAGAGGACCTGAAAGCTGTCTTGGCTGATGGTGCGAGACACCTTGCTCCGGGAGGCGTCCTGTTTTTCGTGGTCCATACGAAAGAAGAATTCCAAAATAACAATTTTGTCTACACAGCAGAGGAAGACGGGGGACAGCTCCACGTGACCGTCTTTGAAAACAACCACATCCTCCCCGGCGGTGACAGCTACGAGGCGGCAATGGTGTTTTTGATCCGGGAAAATGCCCAGCTTCGCATCGAGCATGACGTGCACACACTCGGACTATTCAACCTGGACACGTGGATGAATGCCCTGAAGGAAGAAGGGT contains:
- a CDS encoding YheC/YheD family protein — its product is MIGVIIGKKEFKRIQSGTAKNEYLPAYVAFVNAYMTPVMFFVLNSGAVGEGKTRAVVFEPGGRRSEGILPLPNRVYCRSILSPGQRELAQQIQDKGITTVYQLQSKRERDKLRHMNILRKDRSGLFQVPETKALSWQQLQNMLRKHKKVIVKLRNGALGRRVYSISKTGTKYLLTSSRKGEMNKNVYTAAGLRRFFRQRKMQRKRWVVQQYVAAKKQAGRTLECRFSVQKGETGEWMVAAKAIRLSRKGHFLTNVAQGATAVPFSEAALQAAAPGMEKKLNRASIQIARRLEKSLPVIDLGLDLMIDPDDRIWLIEANQKDQRLTYRYAGMEAEYRETFMNPLRYLLSRRH
- a CDS encoding GNAT family N-acetyltransferase; this translates as MSIRTERLVLTPCAKDLYHMIKDDYPCGAHIMNYMQDVEEDPELAGWGCWFAFRNGRVIGDLGFKGKPSPLRTVEIGYGFLPEVRNTGYATESARALIGWAFSTGKVDKILAECHKENQSSIRVLEKLGFESFREGDGLIFWQLSGKTGTVLT
- a CDS encoding class I SAM-dependent methyltransferase; the protein is MDWKAYNDLAWLEPIIAPAEEYREEAERYIEAITAKLARKAPGKPAMLHLGCGAGGHDAHFKHHFRVTGVDVSPGQLEIAAGRNPEVDYKPGDMRTFDLDRRFDVVAIPDSIMYMTTKEDLKAVLADGARHLAPGGVLFFVVHTKEEFQNNNFVYTAEEDGGQLHVTVFENNHILPGGDSYEAAMVFLIRENAQLRIEHDVHTLGLFNLDTWMNALKEEGFTADVKNADDLYDHALMENGEYKLKMFTCTKK
- a CDS encoding pyridoxamine 5'-phosphate oxidase family protein translates to MPFSHRLTSKKQLAALAGEPSELVKQKTIDRLDGHCRELIARSPFVVISTADASGNCDASPRGDGPGFVHAVDDKRLVIPERPGNKRMDTLYNLLENDRIGLLFLIPGFGETLRINGRAAVITDRDLLEPCAVRGKVPALGIGVEADECFIHCAKAMKRSGIWTPEKWPDVSDLPKAAVMLADHAGIGRGGSGALEERLEKGYRENLY